The Bordetella sp. FB-8 genome includes a window with the following:
- a CDS encoding FAD-dependent oxidoreductase gives MSEPTRNARIAIVGGGLSGLYAAWLLERRGLRDYLLLEARSILGGRILSVDASSLVPVPTDDRFDMGPTWFWPDHQQVLHDLVTDLGLRRFEQYETGDTVVEPAPGRPPVRMRGYASSPASFRLVGGMAALVDALHRALDPARIVTGQAVRRLSLAPSHITLHSEDVAGRAATWRADQVLLAMPPRLAEHTIAFAPAMPWTLAQSWRQTATWMAPHAKYIALYEAPFWREQGLSGEGRSACGPMTEIHDASMPGGSAALFGFLGVPATARRRMTEQMLRSLCRAQFVRLFGPLAATPKAEFLKDWAQDPYTATAADQLAQDTHAPAPHAYAADGPWRGRLTGIASEWSPHFPGYVAGAVEAASLAVQALQE, from the coding sequence ATGAGCGAACCGACACGGAACGCCCGCATCGCGATCGTCGGTGGTGGATTGAGCGGGCTTTATGCCGCCTGGCTGCTCGAGCGCCGGGGGCTGCGCGACTACCTACTGCTTGAGGCGCGCAGCATCCTCGGCGGACGTATCTTGTCTGTCGATGCGTCATCGCTTGTTCCGGTGCCGACCGATGATCGTTTCGATATGGGGCCGACGTGGTTCTGGCCCGATCATCAGCAGGTCCTGCATGACCTGGTCACGGATCTGGGGCTGCGGCGTTTCGAGCAATACGAGACGGGAGACACGGTGGTGGAACCCGCGCCAGGCAGGCCGCCTGTACGTATGCGGGGCTATGCCAGTTCGCCGGCCTCGTTCCGCCTGGTGGGCGGCATGGCTGCTCTGGTAGATGCGTTGCACCGTGCGCTGGACCCGGCGCGCATCGTGACCGGCCAGGCCGTGCGCCGGTTGAGCCTCGCGCCCTCGCACATCACCTTGCACAGTGAGGATGTTGCCGGGCGCGCGGCGACCTGGCGCGCCGATCAGGTGTTGTTGGCAATGCCGCCTCGCCTGGCGGAACATACCATCGCCTTCGCGCCGGCCATGCCTTGGACGCTGGCCCAGTCATGGCGGCAGACGGCGACCTGGATGGCACCGCATGCCAAGTACATCGCCCTCTACGAGGCCCCTTTCTGGCGGGAGCAGGGACTGTCGGGGGAGGGTCGCAGCGCTTGCGGCCCGATGACGGAGATCCACGATGCCAGCATGCCTGGGGGCAGTGCGGCGTTATTCGGTTTCTTGGGTGTGCCGGCCACGGCGCGTCGACGCATGACCGAACAGATGCTGCGGTCGCTGTGTCGCGCGCAGTTTGTGCGCCTGTTTGGGCCGCTTGCCGCCACGCCCAAGGCGGAATTTCTCAAGGATTGGGCGCAGGATCCCTATACGGCGACGGCCGCGGACCAGCTCGCCCAGGACACGCATGCGCCAGCCCCGCATGCGTATGCCGCCGACGGGCCATGGCGCGGCCGCCTGACCGGTATTGCCAGCGAGTGGTCGCCGCATTTTCCTGGGTACGTCGCAGGGGCTGTCGAGGCTGCCAGTCTGGCCGTGCAGGCCCTGCAGGAATAA
- a CDS encoding TraR/DksA C4-type zinc finger protein → MLADLLQSRLARFEDESVFRLNGLTQAKSASQTLMDDADDARQRAGDHEVEGIVSDIDSREFNAVRNALQRIHLAGYGLCLDCHAAIPFDRLRRQPETLRCASCQALYERKSLP, encoded by the coding sequence TTGCTGGCCGACCTGCTGCAATCACGGCTGGCGCGATTCGAGGACGAAAGTGTGTTCCGTCTGAATGGGTTGACGCAGGCAAAATCGGCAAGCCAGACGCTGATGGATGACGCCGATGACGCTCGCCAGCGCGCTGGCGATCACGAGGTTGAAGGTATTGTCTCGGACATCGACAGCCGCGAGTTCAATGCGGTCCGCAATGCCTTGCAACGCATTCACCTCGCGGGCTATGGCCTGTGCCTTGATTGCCACGCCGCCATCCCCTTTGACCGGTTGCGGCGGCAGCCGGAAACCCTGCGCTGCGCCTCCTGCCAGGCCCTTTACGAACGGAAATCCCTGCCATGA
- a CDS encoding MerR family transcriptional regulator, translated as MTSRNSPSPNTPVPADATSPAFRSGAVARMARMPVATLRVWEQRYRAVHPATAPSGHRLYSPADLQRVMLLRQLTEQGHAIGSIAGLDFAQLQEIARIPATQTDGGPHTPVRTARAPTWVVVGTALATRLQRAAVLRHLAYPVPRLAVFDSLAEATAAASVNAAELLLWQAPVLRPGKLAELQQAGQAWRTRHAAVLYRFAQASTIKTLADTGSSMLREPADDDMLGAWLGSIDRGLQSAPPDADPRLPADPASAAAPRRFDDAMLTAIAGLSSTLACECPRHIAELLMQLTSFEAYSASCIHRDAPDANLHAYLQQVAGTARSLFESALDRVAQHDGLTLR; from the coding sequence ATGACATCCCGCAATTCCCCTTCGCCGAACACGCCAGTGCCGGCCGACGCGACCAGTCCCGCCTTTCGCAGTGGCGCCGTCGCCCGCATGGCGCGCATGCCGGTCGCGACGCTACGCGTCTGGGAGCAACGCTACCGCGCGGTGCATCCGGCCACGGCGCCGTCGGGACACAGGCTGTATTCCCCCGCCGACCTGCAGCGCGTGATGTTGCTCAGGCAACTGACTGAGCAAGGTCACGCCATAGGGTCCATTGCAGGATTGGATTTTGCGCAGTTGCAGGAAATCGCCCGTATTCCGGCGACCCAGACCGACGGCGGTCCACATACGCCGGTTCGCACCGCCAGAGCGCCCACGTGGGTAGTTGTCGGAACGGCCCTCGCGACGCGCCTGCAGCGCGCCGCCGTCCTGCGGCATCTGGCGTATCCCGTGCCGAGGTTGGCGGTGTTCGATTCGCTGGCCGAGGCAACAGCCGCCGCGTCCGTCAACGCGGCCGAGCTGCTGCTATGGCAAGCGCCGGTCCTGCGGCCTGGCAAGCTGGCCGAACTGCAGCAGGCCGGGCAAGCCTGGCGTACCCGCCATGCGGCCGTCCTGTACCGTTTTGCCCAGGCATCGACCATCAAGACCTTGGCCGATACCGGATCGAGCATGCTTCGCGAGCCGGCCGACGACGACATGCTTGGCGCCTGGCTGGGATCGATCGACCGCGGCCTGCAGTCCGCCCCCCCTGATGCCGATCCCCGGCTGCCGGCCGACCCGGCATCCGCCGCCGCGCCGCGGCGCTTCGACGACGCCATGCTGACGGCAATCGCCGGTCTGTCCTCCACGCTCGCCTGTGAATGCCCGCGCCATATCGCCGAGCTGCTGATGCAACTGACCAGCTTCGAGGCCTATAGCGCAAGCTGCATCCACCGCGACGCGCCCGATGCGAATCTGCACGCTTACTTGCAGCAGGTGGCGGGTACGGCCCGCTCCCTGTTCGAGTCGGCGCTCGATCGCGTGGCGCAGCATGACGGCCTAACGCTGCGCTGA
- a CDS encoding thiol-disulfide oxidoreductase DCC family protein produces the protein MTHSKPTLYYDGGCPVCSREVAMYRGQPGAQDVCWVDVSRCGAADLGPDLTRDAAMARLYLRQPDGRLVSGAMAFAALWQSLPRLAWLGRLLGARPVVWMLEAVYRLFLLVRPIWRKKIAFSR, from the coding sequence ATGACGCATTCCAAGCCAACGCTTTACTACGATGGCGGATGTCCGGTTTGCTCCCGGGAGGTGGCCATGTACCGCGGGCAGCCTGGCGCGCAGGACGTGTGCTGGGTCGACGTTTCCCGCTGCGGCGCGGCTGATTTGGGGCCGGATTTGACCCGCGATGCCGCCATGGCCAGGCTGTATTTGCGCCAACCCGACGGCCGCCTGGTTAGCGGCGCCATGGCCTTTGCCGCGCTGTGGCAGTCTTTGCCGCGCCTGGCCTGGTTGGGGCGCCTGCTGGGTGCCCGCCCCGTCGTCTGGATGCTCGAGGCCGTCTATCGTCTCTTTCTTCTAGTCAGGCCTATTTGGCGCAAAAAGATCGCCTTTTCGCGGTGA
- a CDS encoding SDR family NAD(P)-dependent oxidoreductase, giving the protein MTTPSLFYPAIALVTGARGGIGRELVARLHADGHRVAAVGRDAQTLAGVPAQAHIVADTTTQEGALAAVAQCQEQLGDVPALLAHCVGNTLIAPLHRSSAAQIRDVLRVNLDSALFMLHAWVDALRNAGKPGAAVLVSSVVARIGVANHEAIAAAKGGVDALVRAAAATYAPLGLRINAVAPGMTETPMTIGMLRMNAMREGAAKQYPLGGLQSAAQVADAMAWLLSEGATRITGQVLAVDGGFTAVRPLVK; this is encoded by the coding sequence ATGACGACCCCTTCTCTTTTCTATCCTGCCATTGCCCTGGTGACCGGTGCGCGCGGCGGCATTGGCCGTGAACTGGTGGCTCGCCTGCACGCGGACGGCCATCGCGTTGCCGCGGTCGGGCGCGATGCGCAGACTTTGGCCGGCGTGCCGGCGCAGGCTCACATCGTTGCCGACACCACGACGCAGGAGGGCGCGCTGGCCGCTGTGGCCCAATGCCAGGAGCAGCTTGGCGATGTGCCCGCGCTGCTGGCGCATTGCGTGGGCAATACGCTGATCGCACCGCTACATCGCAGCAGCGCGGCGCAGATCCGCGACGTGTTGCGCGTGAACCTGGATAGCGCACTCTTCATGCTGCACGCCTGGGTCGACGCCCTGCGCAACGCAGGCAAGCCGGGCGCCGCCGTCCTGGTGTCCAGTGTGGTTGCCCGTATCGGCGTGGCCAACCACGAGGCTATCGCCGCCGCCAAGGGCGGCGTTGATGCCTTGGTTCGCGCCGCGGCCGCCACGTATGCGCCGCTGGGTTTGCGCATCAACGCCGTGGCACCGGGCATGACCGAAACCCCTATGACGATTGGCATGCTGCGCATGAATGCGATGCGCGAGGGCGCCGCAAAGCAGTACCCGCTGGGTGGCCTGCAGAGCGCGGCCCAGGTGGCCGACGCCATGGCGTGGCTGCTGTCCGAAGGAGCCACGCGTATTACGGGTCAAGTGCTTGCGGTGGATGGCGGTTTCACGGCCGTACGGCCCTTGGTAAAGTAA
- a CDS encoding DUF3429 domain-containing protein, whose amino-acid sequence MHDPNRELPACVVWLGYGGLLPFVGTAVLTRLDPQSAELWFRALIGYGAVILSFVGALHWGFAMVAAGLDAHRRDRAYGWSVVPALLAWPALLLPPRQAALLLMLGFVLHLVQDHRLARRTALPDWYLPLRWRLTIVASLSLLAGAWMGMAHA is encoded by the coding sequence ATGCACGATCCAAACCGTGAATTACCCGCTTGCGTCGTCTGGCTGGGCTACGGCGGCCTGCTGCCTTTTGTGGGCACGGCTGTCCTGACCCGTCTCGATCCGCAAAGCGCGGAACTATGGTTCCGCGCCCTGATTGGCTATGGCGCTGTAATCCTCAGTTTTGTGGGTGCGCTGCACTGGGGGTTCGCAATGGTCGCTGCCGGACTCGATGCGCATCGGCGCGACCGCGCCTACGGCTGGAGCGTCGTCCCCGCCCTGCTCGCCTGGCCTGCGCTGCTGCTGCCTCCCCGCCAAGCCGCGCTGCTGCTGATGCTGGGATTCGTGCTGCACCTGGTACAGGACCACCGGCTTGCGCGCCGGACGGCGCTGCCGGACTGGTATCTGCCACTGCGCTGGCGCCTGACCATCGTGGCCAGTCTCAGCCTGCTGGCCGGCGCGTGGATGGGGATGGCCCACGCGTGA
- a CDS encoding cupin domain-containing protein — MLINADFSRRAIVAHEHYQWVASPQGGVERVMLDRIGQEQARATSIVRYAPESYFPAHHHPGGEEVLVLSGVFSEGQTHYPEGWYLRSPPGSSHQPASAEGAVIFVKLCQMPPHERSRVRINTRDPAAWRNENGREICPLFSAGYEQVCLQRLPARALLLAQPVNGAEVLVLEGEVAVRGQSYGRGSWLRLPPGETTDVAGAPQGATVYLKTGHLGYANP; from the coding sequence ATGCTGATCAATGCGGATTTTTCGCGCCGCGCCATTGTGGCGCATGAGCACTATCAATGGGTTGCCTCGCCGCAAGGAGGGGTTGAACGCGTCATGCTCGATCGCATCGGTCAGGAGCAGGCCCGGGCGACCAGCATCGTGCGCTACGCGCCCGAGTCGTATTTTCCGGCCCATCATCATCCGGGCGGCGAGGAGGTCCTCGTGCTGTCTGGAGTGTTTTCCGAAGGCCAGACGCACTATCCCGAAGGCTGGTATCTGCGCAGTCCTCCAGGTTCCAGTCATCAGCCGGCCAGCGCAGAGGGAGCCGTCATCTTCGTCAAACTGTGCCAGATGCCGCCGCACGAGCGCAGCCGCGTGCGCATCAATACCCGCGATCCCGCCGCCTGGCGCAACGAGAACGGCCGCGAGATATGCCCGCTGTTTTCGGCCGGCTACGAGCAGGTCTGCCTGCAACGTTTGCCCGCTCGAGCGTTGCTGCTTGCGCAACCGGTGAACGGAGCCGAGGTGCTGGTTCTGGAGGGCGAAGTGGCCGTCCGCGGCCAGTCCTATGGCCGCGGCTCGTGGTTGCGCCTGCCGCCCGGCGAGACGACGGACGTGGCGGGCGCTCCGCAGGGCGCCACGGTCTATCTTAAAACCGGACATCTGGGCTATGCGAACCCATGA
- a CDS encoding VIT family protein has protein sequence MTLDSKAGQDSNQRTRIAWAKRGRAEHHHNNRIAWLRAAVLGANDGIVSTASLVLGVAAAGADHKAILLTSVSGLIAGAMSMAAGEFVSVHSQADTQNADLAQERSELKQDPMGERRELAAIYVGRGLDPTLADQVAGKLMAHDALGAHARDELGLSDGTVARPIQAACASAGSFSVGALLPIVVVATVSPSRLIPWVCLASLAFLGSLGALSAQLGGARVGAGTWRVAFWGAVAMAVTAGAGALFGAVS, from the coding sequence ATGACACTTGATTCAAAAGCAGGCCAGGACTCAAACCAAAGAACGCGAATTGCCTGGGCCAAGCGGGGCCGCGCGGAACACCATCACAACAACCGTATCGCGTGGTTGCGCGCAGCGGTCCTCGGTGCGAACGACGGCATTGTGTCGACTGCCAGTCTGGTGCTGGGCGTGGCCGCTGCGGGTGCCGACCACAAGGCGATTCTGCTGACCAGTGTCTCGGGTCTGATCGCTGGCGCCATGTCGATGGCGGCGGGTGAGTTTGTCTCCGTCCATTCGCAAGCGGACACTCAAAATGCTGACCTGGCGCAGGAGCGTTCCGAGCTGAAGCAGGACCCCATGGGCGAGCGACGTGAACTCGCGGCTATCTATGTCGGACGGGGTCTGGACCCGACCCTGGCCGATCAGGTGGCCGGCAAACTGATGGCCCATGACGCGCTGGGTGCGCATGCCCGAGACGAACTGGGACTTTCCGATGGGACGGTTGCACGCCCGATCCAGGCAGCATGTGCCTCGGCGGGCAGTTTCTCGGTCGGCGCGCTGTTGCCGATCGTCGTGGTGGCCACGGTATCGCCATCGCGTCTGATCCCGTGGGTCTGCCTTGCGTCGCTTGCTTTTCTGGGCAGCCTGGGTGCTTTGTCGGCGCAGTTGGGCGGGGCCCGGGTAGGGGCCGGCACGTGGCGTGTCGCATTTTGGGGGGCTGTCGCGATGGCGGTCACGGCAGGTGCGGGTGCGCTGTTTGGTGCAGTAAGCTGA